The following are from one region of the Ignavibacteriota bacterium genome:
- a CDS encoding benzoyl-CoA reductase subunit A, translating into MNKYYLGVDLGSTTSKAVIIDEKDEIIGRGITNTRANYKVAADVARLEAIFDARFNLLERKLGTELTSHPENKKYLEEIKSIFHYLQFERRLETLHIQLKESIDSSVASENKKVLSGFIDQIIKNVAPLIRKDYLEGNLASKSQFFRDIISEKYHEQVEKFDKDYFETLMLLFDKSITPVENKMVEYDFVELVHESINLLNGRYSTLPKQSNDVHFDPELNLLAGKYESISYSLKEHIEHIASMDIHIANMVGTGYGRALLPFPEDCIKSEILCHAFGAHAVFPDTRTVLDIGGQDTKAIQVDRHGLVTSFHMNDRCAAGCGRYLGYIAEEFSLSLNELGPVALEAQKEVNICSTCTVFAGAEVRELLNVGEQKEDILAGLHKAIVIRAMSLIARSGGVRNEFTFTGGVARNQAVLKYITNMVRDSYGTEIKINIHPDSIFMGALGGAMFARRNMNVNLPSKKTPKIEESIN; encoded by the coding sequence ATGAATAAATATTATTTAGGCGTGGATCTTGGTTCAACAACCTCCAAAGCAGTGATAATAGATGAGAAAGATGAAATCATTGGCAGAGGAATAACAAACACGCGTGCAAATTATAAAGTCGCAGCAGATGTTGCCCGCCTCGAAGCAATTTTTGATGCACGATTCAATCTTCTTGAAAGAAAACTCGGAACGGAGTTGACTTCTCATCCTGAAAACAAAAAATATCTTGAGGAAATTAAATCCATATTTCATTACCTTCAATTCGAAAGAAGACTTGAAACTCTTCATATTCAGTTGAAAGAATCAATTGATTCATCCGTTGCATCTGAAAACAAAAAAGTTTTATCAGGTTTTATAGATCAGATTATTAAGAATGTGGCTCCGCTTATTAGAAAAGATTATCTGGAAGGAAACCTTGCTTCAAAAAGTCAGTTCTTCCGTGATATTATCAGTGAAAAATATCACGAACAGGTTGAGAAGTTCGATAAAGATTATTTTGAAACCCTGATGCTGTTATTTGATAAAAGCATTACTCCTGTCGAAAATAAAATGGTGGAATACGATTTTGTTGAACTGGTGCACGAATCAATAAATTTGCTAAACGGCAGGTATAGCACTCTTCCAAAACAAAGTAACGATGTTCACTTTGACCCCGAACTGAATTTACTTGCGGGGAAATATGAATCAATCTCTTACTCTTTAAAAGAGCATATTGAACACATTGCGAGTATGGATATACACATTGCAAATATGGTAGGAACAGGTTACGGCAGAGCTCTGCTTCCATTTCCTGAAGATTGCATTAAATCTGAAATACTTTGTCATGCTTTTGGTGCTCACGCTGTTTTCCCTGATACAAGAACCGTTCTTGATATTGGCGGACAGGACACAAAAGCAATTCAGGTTGACAGACACGGATTGGTTACCAGCTTTCACATGAATGACAGATGCGCCGCAGGGTGTGGAAGGTATCTCGGTTATATTGCCGAAGAATTTAGTCTCTCGCTAAACGAACTCGGACCGGTAGCACTCGAAGCACAAAAAGAAGTTAATATCTGTTCAACTTGCACAGTGTTTGCAGGTGCTGAAGTAAGAGAACTCCTGAATGTTGGTGAACAAAAGGAAGATATTCTCGCCGGTTTGCACAAAGCTATTGTCATCAGAGCAATGTCGTTAATCGCAAGATCGGGTGGAGTAAGAAATGAATTTACTTTTACCGGCGGTGTTGCAAGAAATCAGGCTGTTCTTAAATATATAACAAATATGGTAAGAGATAGCTACGGTACTGAAATAAAAATTAATATTCACCCAGACTCAATTTTTATGGGAGCGTTAGGAGGGGCAATGTTTGCAAGAAGAAATATGAATGTAAATCTTCCCTCAAAAAAAACTCCAAAAATAGAGGAGAGCATCAACTAA
- a CDS encoding AMP-binding protein — translation MKKDNENIISDSNLMICNTKLGEVVPNIAQMLRRNADKFGNKIVFREKRDEKYIELNWNQLYTDICNIASNLKKFGFNKGDKMVIFSRNRFEMLELELALMAADGVAVPIFFNYSSETAEQLIQHSDAKFLTVGNTEQLDKIIRELPLKHIFIFNELSSAELTSRRLKHKNLHPFSELLNENKNSASSLNFNTHPDDICLNMYTSGTMGNEKCVQLSHKNILSQQAAIQVTLNLDANDRFLSYLRWHHSFGGIFEIFGALYNGASMTLESSLGTDPAEILKNWKEIKPTVFFSVPLIYQAIIDLIGGDKKAEEEFFHPGLKFVFTAAAPLPKRISDEFEMRKIPVVEGYGLTETSPCCTLTDPEIKREPGVVGFPIPGVTIKLAEDGEILVKGPNIMKCYYKNDLANKDIFTDDGWFCTGDIGEITDSGLRLITRKDRIFKLLNAEKVIPTRIESSILKKCPYISYALVEGKGRNYPVALLFPNHRLLDKTNNVNGDFPECNCPEGISELSGCLSHCLKELNYNMNQKFSWIKAAMLVDDELSIENKTLTPSLKLAPNNVKEFYKSHIEKLYGEDVKVVGNVYILPLDE, via the coding sequence ATGAAAAAAGATAACGAAAATATTATTTCTGATTCGAACTTGATGATTTGCAATACAAAATTGGGAGAAGTGGTTCCCAATATTGCGCAGATGCTCAGAAGAAATGCTGATAAATTCGGAAATAAAATTGTCTTCAGAGAAAAGAGAGATGAAAAATACATTGAGTTAAACTGGAATCAATTATATACTGATATCTGCAATATCGCATCAAACTTAAAAAAGTTTGGATTTAACAAAGGCGATAAAATGGTGATTTTTTCACGTAACAGATTTGAAATGCTTGAACTTGAACTTGCTCTTATGGCTGCAGACGGAGTTGCAGTTCCCATCTTCTTTAACTACAGTAGTGAAACAGCAGAACAATTAATACAGCATTCGGATGCAAAGTTTTTAACGGTTGGAAACACTGAGCAATTGGACAAGATAATACGTGAGCTTCCGCTAAAACACATTTTCATTTTTAATGAATTAAGTTCAGCAGAACTTACCAGCCGGAGATTAAAACATAAAAACCTTCATCCGTTTTCTGAGCTTCTGAATGAAAATAAGAATTCTGCTTCCAGCCTGAACTTTAATACACATCCTGACGATATCTGTCTGAATATGTACACATCAGGAACAATGGGCAATGAAAAATGTGTTCAGCTTTCACACAAAAATATTTTATCTCAGCAGGCTGCAATACAAGTTACTCTTAACCTTGATGCGAATGATCGCTTCCTTAGTTATCTGCGCTGGCATCACAGCTTCGGTGGAATTTTTGAAATATTCGGAGCGTTATATAACGGTGCTTCGATGACTCTTGAATCGAGTCTCGGTACAGACCCGGCTGAAATACTTAAAAACTGGAAAGAAATAAAACCAACTGTTTTTTTTAGTGTACCACTTATCTATCAGGCAATTATAGATTTGATTGGTGGAGATAAAAAAGCTGAAGAAGAATTTTTTCATCCCGGATTAAAATTTGTTTTTACTGCTGCAGCGCCGCTTCCCAAAAGAATTTCCGATGAATTTGAAATGAGAAAAATTCCTGTTGTTGAAGGATATGGACTCACAGAAACATCACCCTGCTGTACACTTACCGATCCGGAAATTAAAAGAGAACCCGGAGTTGTCGGTTTTCCTATTCCCGGTGTTACAATTAAGCTTGCGGAAGATGGCGAAATACTCGTTAAAGGTCCGAACATAATGAAGTGCTACTATAAAAATGATCTGGCTAATAAAGATATTTTTACGGATGACGGATGGTTCTGCACCGGTGATATTGGTGAGATCACCGATTCCGGTTTGCGTTTGATTACAAGAAAGGATAGAATATTCAAACTTCTCAATGCAGAAAAAGTTATTCCGACAAGAATTGAAAGCAGCATCTTAAAAAAATGTCCGTATATCTCGTATGCTCTTGTTGAAGGTAAAGGAAGAAATTATCCAGTTGCTTTATTATTTCCGAACCATAGACTACTTGATAAAACAAATAATGTTAATGGAGATTTTCCTGAGTGCAACTGTCCGGAAGGTATTTCCGAGCTTTCGGGATGTCTTTCACATTGTCTGAAAGAATTAAACTACAATATGAATCAGAAATTTTCCTGGATAAAAGCAGCAATGCTTGTTGATGATGAGCTTTCTATAGAAAATAAAACATTGACTCCTTCACTAAAACTTGCACCGAATAATGTTAAAGAATTTTATAAATCTCATATCGAAAAACTTTATGGAGAAGATGTGAAAGTGGTAGGCAATGTTTATATACTTCCGCTTGATGAATAA
- the bcrD gene encoding benzoyl-CoA reductase subunit D — protein MNNKFLTLGIDVGGSYIKAVLIDYADDQKIILSKTEKIRKRNPVDVADELVNFMLKKSNLDYDDISYIASTGEGEMVEKKTGHFYSMTTHARGGLYFNTDARTVVDMGALFVRAIKVNDKGKVLDYKMTGQCASGSGQFIENISRYLGLAIEEVGDISLKSAAPETPSGICAVLAETDVINMVSRGIATPDIIKGIHLSIANRVVRLLSSLKADSPIVLTGGMAMNKGMVEAIRELSNESKHKFEFTAYPESIYAGAVGAALWGGFRYLKLKEKNEAVVH, from the coding sequence ATGAATAACAAATTTTTAACGCTTGGAATTGACGTTGGCGGCAGTTACATAAAAGCCGTATTGATTGATTATGCAGATGATCAAAAAATTATTCTGAGTAAAACTGAAAAAATCAGGAAGAGAAATCCAGTTGACGTGGCTGATGAACTTGTAAATTTCATGTTGAAGAAGAGTAATCTTGATTATGATGATATATCATACATCGCTTCGACAGGCGAAGGCGAGATGGTTGAGAAAAAAACCGGACATTTCTACAGTATGACAACACACGCACGCGGCGGACTTTACTTTAATACAGATGCAAGAACTGTTGTTGATATGGGAGCGTTGTTTGTCAGAGCTATAAAGGTAAATGATAAAGGTAAAGTGCTTGATTATAAAATGACAGGTCAGTGTGCTTCTGGCTCAGGACAATTTATTGAAAATATTTCGCGTTACCTTGGTCTGGCAATTGAAGAGGTTGGCGATATATCACTTAAATCTGCTGCGCCGGAAACTCCATCCGGTATTTGTGCTGTGCTCGCGGAAACCGATGTAATTAATATGGTATCAAGAGGAATTGCAACACCGGATATAATAAAAGGTATTCATCTTTCAATAGCCAACAGAGTAGTTCGGTTGTTAAGTTCTTTAAAAGCTGATTCACCAATTGTTCTTACCGGCGGAATGGCAATGAACAAAGGAATGGTGGAAGCAATAAGAGAGCTATCAAATGAGAGTAAACATAAATTTGAATTTACAGCTTATCCCGAATCAATTTACGCGGGTGCAGTTGGTGCGGCACTCTGGGGTGGTTTCAGATATTTAAAACTCAAAGAAAAAAATGAAGCCGTTGTCCATTAG
- the bcrB gene encoding benzoyl-CoA reductase subunit B: protein MSVNVEKEKSMIIQKEMIAKLFKDLSTAKETGKKVVYTFVPGNLSELIHAFDMLPVYPEINALQSGMRKRSGEYIHEAEKFGHSEDVCTYVKCDIGMMLKGNIGPTGEKIPAPDLLLLSYTGCFTFMKWFENLEDLYPGVPVAMLHTPYQQAGEITPEMTEYMVKQLRTEVIPKMEMVSGIKYDEDKLKQILNNSVKAEDLIVKIFDTPKNVPSPIDAYFAGVYYIGPINIGFRGTAEAVTYYNELYKEILERSAQGLGPVTPEGEIKEEKYRLVVEGPPNWTSFREFWKLFYDMGAVIVASSYTKVGGVYDLGFRHDAERPLESLSEYCMNCYTNLNLNQRVDLLAKCITDYHADGFLINSIKSCNSFSAGQLLMMRELEEKLEIPVGFIESDLVDPRYFSYSNIKNRLESFFQMLEQRKIIMQQ, encoded by the coding sequence ATGAGCGTAAATGTTGAAAAAGAAAAAAGTATGATCATTCAAAAAGAGATGATCGCAAAACTTTTTAAAGATTTAAGCACTGCAAAAGAAACAGGGAAAAAAGTTGTTTACACTTTTGTCCCGGGTAATCTATCAGAGTTAATTCATGCGTTTGATATGCTTCCTGTTTACCCCGAAATAAATGCGCTTCAGTCCGGTATGAGAAAAAGATCAGGTGAATATATTCATGAAGCAGAAAAGTTTGGTCATTCGGAGGATGTGTGTACTTATGTCAAATGCGATATTGGTATGATGTTGAAAGGAAATATTGGACCTACAGGTGAAAAAATTCCTGCACCTGATCTGCTTCTGTTGAGTTACACAGGTTGTTTTACATTCATGAAATGGTTTGAAAATCTTGAGGATCTTTATCCCGGAGTTCCGGTTGCGATGCTTCACACTCCATATCAACAGGCGGGTGAAATTACTCCCGAGATGACTGAGTATATGGTTAAGCAGCTTAGGACAGAAGTGATACCTAAAATGGAAATGGTTTCCGGAATTAAGTACGATGAAGATAAGCTCAAGCAAATTTTAAATAATTCTGTTAAAGCAGAAGATCTGATAGTAAAAATATTCGACACACCTAAAAATGTTCCTTCGCCTATTGATGCTTATTTTGCAGGAGTTTATTACATCGGACCAATCAATATCGGTTTCAGAGGAACAGCAGAAGCAGTAACATATTACAATGAACTTTATAAAGAAATTCTGGAAAGATCTGCACAGGGTCTGGGTCCTGTTACTCCTGAAGGCGAAATAAAGGAAGAGAAATACAGATTAGTTGTTGAAGGTCCGCCTAACTGGACAAGCTTCAGAGAATTCTGGAAACTTTTTTATGATATGGGTGCCGTAATTGTTGCTTCTTCTTATACAAAAGTTGGAGGTGTTTACGATCTGGGTTTCAGACACGACGCTGAAAGACCGCTCGAAAGTCTTTCTGAATATTGTATGAACTGCTACACAAATCTTAACCTGAATCAAAGGGTTGATCTTCTTGCAAAATGTATTACCGATTATCATGCAGATGGTTTTTTAATTAATTCAATTAAGAGTTGTAATTCGTTTTCTGCAGGTCAACTGTTAATGATGAGAGAACTTGAAGAAAAACTTGAGATACCTGTCGGGTTTATTGAGTCAGACCTGGTTGATCCGAGGTATTTTTCATATTCGAATATAAAAAACAGGCTGGAATCATTTTTCCAGATGCTTGAGCAGAGAAAAATTATTATGCAACAATAA